AGGTTATATCATTCTGGGTTATGTCTCTGTACTGATAAAACTGGCAGGAGGAATTCCTCTGCTGATAAAGAAGCTTCCGGTAAAACTGAAAAGCAGCCCGGCCGGCTGAGAAAAACCGGGTGGAATGCTGCGGATTTATTTCCCGGCCTGCTTGTATGCCTCTACACAGATGTTCTCGGCAAACAGCATCCCCAGTTTTCTGAATCTGGTTGAGTATGCGACACTGCGAGGGAGAAAAAAACCGGCAACACTTCTTAACAGTCGCAGGAAAATATCAGCGATCCTCCATACCTCGGAAAAAAAACCGCCCCAGTAATAGCAGATACGCACATCGTAAAAGCCGGAATCCTGCAGCATTTGCTGCAGCCGGTTAGCAGTAGTCGGAAATGTATGGGTAAAATCGAGATCAAAAAAATCATCTTTCCAGGCAAGATAACTGGGAGAGATAATCATTATCTTACCGTCATCACGAAGAACCCGGTAACTTTCTTTCAAGACCTCCTCAGCAGCCTGCAATGTCGGCATGTGTTCAAAGACCTGAATCATCATGATCCCGTCAAACCTGTTATCCTCCTCAGGGAAAGGCGGAACCGATACCTGCTTGACATTTATACCCTTTTCAAGCAGAGATTCGAGCATTTTTCCATTGGGCTCATACCCTGTGTACTCTACATTTCTCCTGATTACCCCCTGCGCGAATTCTCCTTTACCAACACCAATCTCCAGTACCGATATAACATTCCTTTTGAAATTGAGGAAAAACTTTTGTTCAAATTTCCTGCGAAGAGTTTTTTCCAGAATGCGGGATATAACACTTGCTTTTTTACTCGCAAAAAAATCGTACTTAGCCATGCAGTTCCTTTATGAGATAAGTTTCTGGAATTCACCGGCACAGTGCTCAATGGACAGTTCATTCTGTAATGCCGCGAACTCTTCATCAGAAATACGCAGAGGATTTTTTAAAATATTCATCAGTTCCTCTTTAAGAGAGTCTCTATCATCTGCCTTAAAGAGTTTTCCACAGCCGAATTTGTCTTTGAAATCGCGAAAAAATGGTAGATCAGATGCCAGAAAAGGTACCCTGTGCATGCACGCTTCAGATAAAACCCCGCTCTGGGAAATATACCGGTAAGGAAGAATCATCAGCGACAGACGCGAAAATTCCTCTGCCTTATCCTCTTCAAGTATCATTCCGTTAAAATAGATGTAAGAGGCGAATTCACTTTTAACCATCTTTCTACATGACTCATAATACTTCTCTTCACCCGGAGCGGCGGCTCCGTAAATTTTCAAATGAGGCAGAGATCCGGGAGTAAAATCCTGATAAGCATCTATAAGGAGATCTACACCTTTTTTTGCGCTCAGCATACCGTAAAAACCCCAGTTGACTCTCTCCCTTTCTTTTATCTCTACCTTTACAGCCGGGTGTGGAATCACTCTAAGTTTTGGTGTGGGCGCAAAGCTCTCAATTTCCTGCTTGTGAAAAGACGTATGCACTACATAAAAAGAACTCAGGTGCACGACCATATATTCATAAAAATAAGCGATCCACCTGGCAAAGGGCGGAAGATGTTTGGCGTAGGTCTGGACAGTTTCGTGTGAAACCACAATCACTTTACGCCGCAGCACTCTTGATAAAAGTAAAAAAGGTATTATGAAGGGACCGGATGCCGGAATTGTGTGCTGGTGAAGCAAAATCGTTTTCTTTCTGTCGGCCAGATACCGCATCAGGTAAAACCATTTAAGGCTGTAACGGATCTTGCTTTCCCAGAAATAGAGTTTTTCGGTGGTTATTTCATACCCGAGTTTCCTGTACTGATCAAGATACCCTTTCATATAAACGGAAAATATTCCGGATTTCTGCGGATAAGGTATCACAATGAGAATTGACCCTGAAGACACTCTACATCCTCTCTGCCGGTTCAGTATTACCGGCTCACCTCTCCACTGTTTTGTTTCACGGCCACCGTATCCTGACAGTCTTTACTTCCGGACAGCAAAGTTCTTTTTTCCTTTTTCAATACAATGAAGTACAGCAACCAGTAAAGGCAGAGCACTATTGCAACAGCAACAGAAACCCACAATACCTTACCAAGGTAAATTGAATGAGCGTACATCTCCACCACATGCTCACCCTTATCTACATTAACGGCCATCCAGGCCAGATCAGCCCGATAGACCTTCACCTTCTTTCCATCAACCCTGACCTCCCAGCCTGGATAAAAGATTTCGGATATCCTGAGGAATCCTTGCGATGGAGCATTGATTTTTACAACCCGGTGATTAGGAGAATACTTTTCCCATTTCGCCGAAAAGAGGCTCTGGTCTGCAGAGTCGACTGCAGGCTTTACCTCCGGCTCTTCCATAAGAGCAACATTCTTCCGGTAATCATACGTTCCAGCCATCAGGGCATCTATAATAGCCGAAGAATCCATAACCGTATATCCGGGTGCAAAAGAAACCCTGCCCAGGGCATTTCTGTTCTCAAACGGCATCAACTGTCCCTGCGAACGCACTAACAGGTATTTTACATTGGCGATATCCAGAAAAGGGTTTCCCTCTGTGAGTCTGTCTGCCCGAAGAAATGCCTGACCATCCTGATTGAATCCGATAATACCGGAAAAAAAGTTACGATCCTGCTGATCACCCCTGAATTCACGGTACCATCTGAGTTCGTTATCATGGAAACCGCTTACACCCTCAAGACCGAAAATTCCCTCTCCATTCTGCTGGCTCATCATAGCACCCGGAAGAGAGAAAACCCGGAAAGGAGCTGTCTTCATCTCTGTGCCAAGTTTCTCCAGAGCAGGTTCACTCCGGAAATAAGGCTTTACATCCACCATCCTGATAAACTTCACGTCTACTCTGTAAATGTCTATCAATCCGAACAAGACGATAATAACCGCAGCAGCAGCCGGCTTGAGTTTATTCTTTAAGACAGCAACCAGCATAAGCAGCGTAGAGACCGCAAAGAAGAGCCACAGCCACAGAAACGGCACGAAATTTCTGGTAAAGTTCAGTTCAAATATTCTCTGTTTATTGCTGTCGAGCTGATTCTGAAAAAGCCCGGACACAAAGCCCTTGCTTGAAAACAGAAGGGTTATCAGCACGAACACACCACTGGCGAAAAAAAGTCCCTTTGTCCAGCGCTTCTGTTTTTCTTCAGTCAAATTAGACAGTTTGCCGGCAATGAGATCCCTGAGAAAGAGAGCCGCTAAAAGCACGGTACCGAATGAGAACCAGTACATTATCATGCTGGCAGCCCTGAACTTCTTGACTCCGGGAATCAGTGCATAGGCGATATGGAAAACCGGGGTATTCGCTCCCAGAGCAAATAGACAGGAAAGAACCGCTACAGCCCCCCAGAATATTCTCCATTTACCCGGTTTTATCACTATAGCCAGCACAGCAAGAAGCAAAGTGATTCCTCCGGCATACTCTGAGTTAAGCTTAAAAGGATTCTGTCCCCAGTAGTAGTCAAGCGTATTAACCAGCTCAGGAACCCACAACGAAAGAACCTCCGCCCATCCAAGCGCCCATGATGCGGCGAACTCAAATCCCCTGTCCACTCCTCTGACCGAAAAAGCCTCCCTGACATAAAGGTAAGATGGCAGAAACGGGGCAATGGCCAGAAGAAGGGAGAATGCTACAGAGCCCCAGAAATAGATTGTCAGCATCACCGCTTTTTTTACATTCCTCTGAGAGGGAATCAGACAGAGCACTGCTGCAAACAACCAGAAAAGAAACAAACCCCACATCATGAAATAGTTCATCTGGACATGTGAGGTAAGAAGCGACATCCCCAGACCAAAGGAGAGCAGTGATGCATTAAACAGAGAGGGAAATTCAACCAGAGATTTCATCCGCCAGATAATAAAGGGGAGCCAGGCAATCACATACATTTTACCATCGTGACCAGGATAAATATGAGACAAAAACTGGGGATTGAGCATGTACAACAACCCGCCGGCAAAAGCAAGCGGACGGGAAAACTTGAATCCTCTTCTGAGGAGGAGGTAAAAAAACAGCCCCGCAAGAAGCACATGCAAAATCATTTTAATGCTGATAGCACGATGAATGGGGAAAAGAAAACCCACTATCATCGATGGAAGATAGAAAGGATCTCCAAACATGGCATCGATTGTAGGCATACCCGATAATCTCGAACTGAACCACATCGGAAACTGCTTATGCTCTTTGAGGGAATTCTGCAGAAAAACCTTCGCATCAAAGCCACTCATCTGATCAGAACTGTGCAGCATCCCGTCACTGAACAGAAACTGATGGAAAATAACGGCGGTAACAAAAACGAAAAGAATTGCATAGAACCATGATGTCTGGTAGAACTTTCTTTTCAAAGCGACTTTGGACTCATTGCCTGCTTTTTCTTTTTTTTCCTGCATTTGTTCATCCTTAAGGAATAAGCGGATAGAAAATTGACTAATTATTAAAAATAGTTTTTTCGTAAGTTCTTTTCTTATTTTTATATATCTTTATTTCACTCACTGTTTTTTTTAACCTGAAAGACAGGAACAAAATGATACGTTTTTTATATCGGGCTATTCAGAAACGAATCTTTTATCCTTTCATCTACGGAAAAAGAGATGATTACAACGCAAAGAAGTACTGGCACGACCGTTTTCTGAAATACGGAGACTCTATCCTGGGTCCTGGTAACGATGCAATGACAGAATCCAGAAATCTTGAGATGTACTCTAAAGCAAAAACAGTTTTTCTTGAGACCTGCCGGAAAGAGAATATCAATTTCCAGAAAAGCCGCTTTTGTGAAATCGGTCTGGGAACCGGCTTCTATACAGAAATTCTAAAAGAACAGAATGTGCAAAATTATAAAGGATACGATATTTCCGATGTAGTTATTCCCAGGATGAGTAAAATTTTTCCTGATTTCTCATTTCACCTCAAAGATATCAGTTCTGAGCCGCTGGAAGACATTTTTGATGTTATTCTTCTGATCGATGTGATCCAGCACATAGTAAATGACCAGAAATGCAGATTCGCGATGGAAAATATCCGCGATTCCCTCGCCCCCGGAGGTGTTTTTCTGGTTGGACCTCTTGCTCCCAGAAATGTAAAACGGCTCTTTTATGTAAGGGCCTGGACAATAGAGGATCTGAAAAAGATATTCACCGAGGATAAATTCAGGGTCTCAGAACCGATCAAGTTCCGTAACGGGACTCTTTATTCGATAAGGAAGCTCGATAGTGATTCCTGATTGATTTTACCTTTGAGGTGAAATGATGATTTAAGGTGGGTTCTTTAATCACCTTGAAGGTGAATTCGTGATTTAAATTTTAAATCAAGCATTCACCTCTGAATTTACCTCCGAGGTGATTTTGTGACTTAACCAGTTAAATCAAAGAATTACCTCCGAGGTGAAATCGATACCCTCCTCCAGGAGAAGCAAACGGCTGAGGTTTAATACAGCAAACCCGGACACTAAAGAAACTGCTCAACATCGGAGAGACTCTCAACATCATAATCCTCTCCGGTGTATCTGCTTTTTATAATTACACTCCTCAGTCCATCCAGGTTTATCCGATCAGAAGGCTTATCGCCAACTACAAGAGAACGGGAAATATCGATGGAGAAATCCTTGATCGCCTGAAGTACCATACCCGGAGCAGGTTTGCGGCAGTCTGAATCGACACGGTACTCCTCCAGCACAGCCTTGGGATGATAGGGACAATAGTAAAATGCAGAAATCTCAACTCCCTGCTCCCTGAACCTACCAGACATCCATTCATGAAGCCTTTTCACATTTTCTTCCGTAAAAAAGCCCCTGGCCACACCAGCCTGATTCGTGATAACTATGATAATATATCCCTTATCCAGAGCTTTTCTGCACAGATCAAATATGCCATCCATAAAGACGATCTGCTCCGGTAAATAGGGATATGACCGGTCCTCGTTTATTACACCATCACGATCTAAGAATAACGCTTTCCTCACTTTTGATTAACCTGTTTTCTGCTTGATTTAGGAGATTAAGGGATTTC
Above is a genomic segment from Fibrobacter sp. containing:
- a CDS encoding class I SAM-dependent methyltransferase — encoded protein: MAKYDFFASKKASVISRILEKTLRRKFEQKFFLNFKRNVISVLEIGVGKGEFAQGVIRRNVEYTGYEPNGKMLESLLEKGINVKQVSVPPFPEEDNRFDGIMMIQVFEHMPTLQAAEEVLKESYRVLRDDGKIMIISPSYLAWKDDFFDLDFTHTFPTTANRLQQMLQDSGFYDVRICYYWGGFFSEVWRIADIFLRLLRSVAGFFLPRSVAYSTRFRKLGMLFAENICVEAYKQAGK
- a CDS encoding glycosyltransferase translates to MKGYLDQYRKLGYEITTEKLYFWESKIRYSLKWFYLMRYLADRKKTILLHQHTIPASGPFIIPFLLLSRVLRRKVIVVSHETVQTYAKHLPPFARWIAYFYEYMVVHLSSFYVVHTSFHKQEIESFAPTPKLRVIPHPAVKVEIKERERVNWGFYGMLSAKKGVDLLIDAYQDFTPGSLPHLKIYGAAAPGEEKYYESCRKMVKSEFASYIYFNGMILEEDKAEEFSRLSLMILPYRYISQSGVLSEACMHRVPFLASDLPFFRDFKDKFGCGKLFKADDRDSLKEELMNILKNPLRISDEEFAALQNELSIEHCAGEFQKLIS
- a CDS encoding YfhO family protein — translated: MQEKKEKAGNESKVALKRKFYQTSWFYAILFVFVTAVIFHQFLFSDGMLHSSDQMSGFDAKVFLQNSLKEHKQFPMWFSSRLSGMPTIDAMFGDPFYLPSMIVGFLFPIHRAISIKMILHVLLAGLFFYLLLRRGFKFSRPLAFAGGLLYMLNPQFLSHIYPGHDGKMYVIAWLPFIIWRMKSLVEFPSLFNASLLSFGLGMSLLTSHVQMNYFMMWGLFLFWLFAAVLCLIPSQRNVKKAVMLTIYFWGSVAFSLLLAIAPFLPSYLYVREAFSVRGVDRGFEFAASWALGWAEVLSLWVPELVNTLDYYWGQNPFKLNSEYAGGITLLLAVLAIVIKPGKWRIFWGAVAVLSCLFALGANTPVFHIAYALIPGVKKFRAASMIMYWFSFGTVLLAALFLRDLIAGKLSNLTEEKQKRWTKGLFFASGVFVLITLLFSSKGFVSGLFQNQLDSNKQRIFELNFTRNFVPFLWLWLFFAVSTLLMLVAVLKNKLKPAAAAVIIVLFGLIDIYRVDVKFIRMVDVKPYFRSEPALEKLGTEMKTAPFRVFSLPGAMMSQQNGEGIFGLEGVSGFHDNELRWYREFRGDQQDRNFFSGIIGFNQDGQAFLRADRLTEGNPFLDIANVKYLLVRSQGQLMPFENRNALGRVSFAPGYTVMDSSAIIDALMAGTYDYRKNVALMEEPEVKPAVDSADQSLFSAKWEKYSPNHRVVKINAPSQGFLRISEIFYPGWEVRVDGKKVKVYRADLAWMAVNVDKGEHVVEMYAHSIYLGKVLWVSVAVAIVLCLYWLLYFIVLKKEKRTLLSGSKDCQDTVAVKQNSGEVSR
- a CDS encoding class I SAM-dependent methyltransferase, whose product is MIRFLYRAIQKRIFYPFIYGKRDDYNAKKYWHDRFLKYGDSILGPGNDAMTESRNLEMYSKAKTVFLETCRKENINFQKSRFCEIGLGTGFYTEILKEQNVQNYKGYDISDVVIPRMSKIFPDFSFHLKDISSEPLEDIFDVILLIDVIQHIVNDQKCRFAMENIRDSLAPGGVFLVGPLAPRNVKRLFYVRAWTIEDLKKIFTEDKFRVSEPIKFRNGTLYSIRKLDSDS
- a CDS encoding HAD family hydrolase — translated: MRKALFLDRDGVINEDRSYPYLPEQIVFMDGIFDLCRKALDKGYIIIVITNQAGVARGFFTEENVKRLHEWMSGRFREQGVEISAFYYCPYHPKAVLEEYRVDSDCRKPAPGMVLQAIKDFSIDISRSLVVGDKPSDRINLDGLRSVIIKSRYTGEDYDVESLSDVEQFL